A DNA window from Acidimicrobiia bacterium contains the following coding sequences:
- a CDS encoding dioxygenase encodes MSTSVAGRLPTVFIPHGGGPCFFMDWTMGPADTWDEL; translated from the coding sequence ATGAGTACCTCTGTTGCTGGCCGTCTACCGACGGTGTTCATACCTCATGGTGGCGGCCCGTGTTTCTTCATGGACTGGACTATGGGCCCCGCAGACACATGGGATGAACTG